The proteins below come from a single Ptychodera flava strain L36383 chromosome 6, AS_Pfla_20210202, whole genome shotgun sequence genomic window:
- the LOC139134700 gene encoding uncharacterized protein, whose protein sequence is MLRYLVLLLAAIAVISAQTMEPMRTEDHDMKDDEGEHMEPEPEGEHEPEPEGEHEPEPEGDHDMMMCHMDSDCGMGRCHDGMCRCPPNYYGAHCETHKPLKCYTCDGYVSEYSSCASGMGMNHDTDVQVCMPNQTYCMTEIWHQDGVQWIKRHGCATHCWNKMDCSPNNRESCISCCQYDYCIGYEKEMMAASSDVITPSIVVVSVVSLIASLF, encoded by the exons ATGTTGAGATACTTAGTTCTGCTACTGGCAGCGATTGCTGTCATCAGCG CCCAGACTATGGAACCCATGCGTACAGAAGACCATGATATGAAAGATGATGAAGGTGAACACATGGAGCCTGAACCCGAGGGTGAACATGAACCTGAACCTGAGGGTGAACATGAACCTGAACCTGAGGGCGACCATGACATGATGATGTGCCACATGGATTCTGACTGTGGAATGGGCAGGTGTCATGATGGAATGTGTCGTTGCCCACCCAACTACTACGGGGCACACTGTGAAACCC ATAAGCCTTTGAAGTGTTATACCTGTGATGGATATGTCAGCGAGTATAGTTCATGTGCCTCTGGCATGGGAATGAATCATGATACAGATGTTCAAGTTTGTATGCCCAACCAAACCTATTGCATG ACCGAAATTTGGCATCAAGATGGAGTCCAATGGATAAAACGTCATGGCTGTGCTACTCACTGCTGGAACAAAATGGATTGCTCTC CAAACAACCGTGAGAGCTGTATTTCCTGCTGCCAGTACGACTACTGCATCGGTTACGAGAAGGAGATGATGGCTGCCAGTTCTGACGTCATCACTCCAAGCATCGTTGTCGTCAGCGTTGTGTCGTTAATTGCGTCTCTCTTCTAA